GGTGACCACCCATCCGCCCTGCTCGACGGCGAAGCCCGAGCCGATCAGGCGCCTCTCATCCTTCATCTCGGCCATGTAGCCGTAGCCAAAGTCGTTCACCGCGGGGTAGCGGAAATCTGTCTTTGTCTTGACACGCACCCGGACGACCGATTTGGCCGCCTGTTGGATGGCAGATTGGATCTCCCCGGCCGACAGAGTCTCCGGAGCCCTGACGAAGCCTGGCTGGTAGCGCTCCGCCTCCAGCGTCGGCAGAGGCGTTCCGTCCTTCAGGCAGAACTTGCTTCCAGGCTGGTTCTCGGCGCCGCACACGGGGCAAAAGACGGCAGAAGAAGCGGTCGCGTCGGCAGGCGGAGCGGGGCCCTCGGCGGGGCGGGCGTGGGAGAGATTCATCAGCAGCACCAGGCAGGCGAGCAGGGGCCCGAGCCTGCCCGGGCGGGCCTGTTCCGTCACGCGGGATACGCCTCCAGGCGTCGGACGGTCATGGGGCTGGACGGACAACGTCGACTCCTTCGGCCGGGCGATACGAGAAGCGGGGGGATGCAGGGATTCTGCCCGCCGGGATGCCGCGTGTCAACCCGTCAAATCGCCCGCTCTCCAACTTCGCAGGGCGGGGCTGACCGCCTTCCAGCGCTCGGAGCTCAGCATCGACGTCGGATTCTCACGGCGACAGATCGGCGCGGATGCTGCGATGCAGATAGATGCGCGCTTTCTCCCACTTGCGTTGCACCGTGCGCTCCACCGCGCCTTGGAGCGCCGCGATCTCGGCGAAGGAAAAACCGCAGAAGAACTTGAGGTCGACGATTTCGGCCAGGGAGGGATCGGCCTTGCCCAGATCGTCGAGCGCGGCGCCGATGCGCGTCAGCTCGCCTTCGTCGATCGCCTGGCCGCCGGCGTCCGTCGGCAGGGAAGTGATCTCGACCCCCCCATTAGCCTCTCTGAAGGGTTCGATGGCGTCCCTTCTGAAAGTCGCGCAGAAATATCCCCCTCGAAGCGAGGACCTCCTTGCCGCCCACCACGATGAATCCTAGAATGAGGCGACCCGGGAGAGAAACGTGAGGGCGCGTCGGGCGGCGGGGACTGCGCGCCGCCCGCGGCGCCGGATTCCCGGAGCGGACGCCAAAGGCCATGGCCCTGCCGGAGAAGGGAAGGAGAGAGCGATGAGCGGAGTTCGAGTCCTGGTCGGCACTCGCAAAGGCGCGTTCGTTCTGACGTCCGACGGCAAGCGGGAGCGGTGGCGCGTCGACGGCCCGCACTTCGCAGGCTGGGAGATCTATCACGTCAAGGGGTCTCCCGCGGATCCGAGCCGGTTGTACGCCTCGCAGACCAGCGGCTGGTTCGGGCAGGTCCTGCAGCGCTCGAACGACGGCGGCAGGACCTGGGAGACGCCGGGAGGCGGGGTGACGATGTCGCCCGAGGGCATGCCTACCGGCGAAAGCAACCGGTTCGTCTACGACACGAGCCCCGGCACCGGCAAGCCCCTCACCACGCACCAGTGGTACGACGGCACGCAACACCCTTGGGAGTTCAAGCGGGTCTGGCACCTGGAGCCGTCGCTGGCCGATCCCGACGTCATCTACGCCGGCGTGGAAGACGCGGCGCTCTTCCGGTCGACCGACGGAGGGCGGAGCTGGAAGGAGCTTCCCGGCCTTCGGGGTCATGACTCTGGCTCCCGGTGGCAGCCCGGCGCCGGGGGCATGTGCCTGCATACGATCCTGCTCGATCCGAAGGATTCGAACAGAATCTTCGTGGCG
This genomic interval from Candidatus Polarisedimenticolia bacterium contains the following:
- a CDS encoding exo-alpha-sialidase, with product MSGVRVLVGTRKGAFVLTSDGKRERWRVDGPHFAGWEIYHVKGSPADPSRLYASQTSGWFGQVLQRSNDGGRTWETPGGGVTMSPEGMPTGESNRFVYDTSPGTGKPLTTHQWYDGTQHPWEFKRVWHLEPSLADPDVIYAGVEDAALFRSTDGGRSWKELPGLRGHDSGSRWQPGAGGMCLHTILLDPKDSNRIFVAISAAGAFRSDDAGKSWRPINRGLKSQYIPDPDAEVGHCVHRLAMHPARPEVLFMQKHWDVMRSDDAGDSWREVSGNLPTDFGFPIDVHAHEPETLYVVPIKSDSEHFPPEGKLRVYRSRTGGNEWEALTQGLPQRDCYVNVLRDAMAVDRLDPCGVYFGTTGGQVYASADSGDSWVPIVRDLPAVLSVEVQTLP